CTTCAACCTGCTCATGGGTAGATCACTTGGTTTCGCGTCTACAGCCTACGACTAACGCCCTATTCAGACTCGGTTTCCCTCTGGCTTCAGTCCGGAAGACTTTAACCTGCCGCAGACCGTAACTCGCCGGATCATTATGCAAAAGGCACGCCGTCACCCAATAATCGGGCTCCGACCGCTTGTAAGCGTATGGTTTCAGGTTCACATACCTCCCCTAGCAGGGGTTCTTCTCATCTTTCAGTCGCCATACTGAGTTCACTATCGGTTATCAGAGAGTATTTAGCCTTACGGGATGGTCCCCGTGGATTCAGTCCAGGTTTCACGTGCCTGAACCTACTCAGGTATCTCTCGGGAGGCGAATCACCTTTCGTTTACCGGGCTGTCACCGTCTGTGGCCGACCTTTCCATGTCGTTCAACTAGTTGTTCGCTTTGTAACTCCCATGTGAGAGACCCTACAACCCCGTGGGGAAAATCCCCACGGTTTGGGCTATTTCGCTTTCGCTCGCCGCTACTGACGAAATCGAGTTTTCTTTCTCTTCCTCCAGGTACTGAGATGTTTCAGTTCTCTGGGTTAGCCACTTACACCTATGTATTCAGTGCAAGTCATTCAGGAATCCCGGGATCAACGTTCGTTTGACAACTCCCCCAGGCTTATCGCAGTCTTCCACGCCCTTCATCGCCTTCTGATACCAAGACATCCCCCATACGCCCTTAATAGCTTGACCACAAATATTCAAAGCTTTCCGCCGTAAATATTCGCTTTAGCTACCGGACCTACTGGTACGCCGACGCCTCGCGGCGGCGACGCCAATTAGATATCCGATCCGTTTTAACGATATTTTTCGCTCGAGAATTTCACCTTAAGTGATCCCCAGCTTGTAGAACTGGGGACCCGGTTACTTTTGCATTCTCTATAATTCTCACGTTTGCCTAGCAGCCGCAAACCAACCAAACGACCCTGCTCTCGCAAAGCCCGTCAAGCTGACCGCAAACCACGTTCGCAAACGTGATGAATGCCATCTACTTCATTTGCCAAATTGTCAAAGATCTTGTTGGCCCGTTGGGCCAGTCGCTCGTTACTGAGCGAGGAGAATTCAGGCTCGATTCTCTCGAATCCTGCTGACTGAACTCTCCTTGGTCAGTCTCGGTCCCGTGTGGGAAGCGTCCAAATATATCGAAACCAAAATCGAAGTAAAGGGGCTGGCTGCGATTTTTTGGAAACTTGCTTTCGAGGCCTCATTTAGCACGTTCAACGACGTGTTTCGCCTGGAATCCGTTCCGCAAAAAGCAGTGGAGCCGACCCGGATCGAACGGGCAACCTCCTGCGTGCAAAGCAGGCGCTCTCCCAGTTGAGCTACGGCCCCTTGAGCTACGGCCCATATTCGGTCCTTACTCCGTTTCGGCCCTGGCCGGCGACTTCCTAGGAAATTGCCTTTCAGGTCTCGAAAGTGGGCACACCAAGATTCGAACTTGGGACCTCGTCGTTATCAGCGACGCGCTCTAACCAACTGAGCTATGTGCCCTTGTCGACGGCATTGCCGTAACAGGAATTCGTTATTCTAGGCGGCGCTCGGTTCTTGTCAAACGGGCTTAGGCCCCCCCGCTGCGGAAATTATGCCCCTGGATGCGGCGAAAACGAGGTAAAACCCCTGTAGTTCAGGGGTTTAGCTGCAAAAAAGGAGGCGAAAAAATCGGGTTTGGTTCGCCCTGAACCCCCAAATTCGTCGAAAATTGAGGATGAAGCGAAATGGGAAATGTGAATAATCCCTGATGCTGTCACTAGATGTGTTACTCGGAAAGCAAGGACGCGAAGAACCATGGCGATATCCAAGCCTTACGCCACCCTTTCGTTGGCCGCCGCCCTGGCCGCCGCTACGACTGGGACGCTGCTAGGGGCGACCCCCACCGTCGAACAAGCCCTGCAGCTGACGCCGTTGCAAGATGTTGAATACGAAGTTCCCACCGCCGACGAGATTCCGAAGTGCTCCATCCGGGCCGAAAAGATCAACGGCGCCACCGGCTGGGTCGTCTACGGTCCGGCGGGCGAAAAGATGCGGCAGTTCGTCGACTCCAACGGCGACAACAAAGTCGACATGTGGGCCTACTACAACAACGGCATCGAGGTCTACCGCGATCTCGACACCGACTTCAACAGCAAAGCCGATCAATATCGTTGGCTGGCGACCGGCGGATCTCGCTGGGGTTTTGACAATAACGAAGATGGCGTGATCGACCGCTGGGAGATCATCTCTCCGGAAGAAGTCTCGGCTGAAATCGTCGCCGCCATCCGCGACAAAGACGTCAAACGCTTTCAGGCCCTGCTGCTGACCGACGCCGAAGCGAAAGAGCTGGGCCTCGGCAAAGAGAAAGCGGCCGAACTGCTGGGCTCGCTCAACGCCGCCGCCAACGACTTCAACAAATGGGCCGGCGCCCAGACCGCGGTGAAGAAAGGGACCAAGTGGGTTCACTTCGGCGCGACTCGGCCTGGCATCGTTCCGGCCGGCGCCGACGGCGCCACGATGGACCTGTTGGTCTATGAGAACGTCGCTGCAGTGGTCGAAACGGCCGGCGAGCATAGCCAGATCGACATCGGCACGCTCGTCAAACTTGGCAACTCGTGGAAGGTGATCGCCGCTCCGCGGACCGCCGCGCTGGCCGAGAATGCCTCGCAAGGGTTCTTCTTCCAAGCGTCGTTCGCTGCTCGTCGGCCTGACATGGAAGGCGCCCCGGGGCGTCCGGCCGTCAACGCCGAAATGCAGAAGTTGCTGGATGAACTGGAAGGACTCGACGAAAAGCAGGCGATGGCCACCACCGCCGCCGCTCGCCAAGACCTGACCAAGAAGCGGGTCGCGCTGATGGAAGAACTGGCCGCCGCCAGCGGCGAAGGGGAATCGCGCGATAACTGGGTTCGCCAGATGGCCGACGTTATCAGCGCCGGCGTGCAGACGGGCGAATATCCCGATGGCATGACCAAGCTGATCGCCCTATCGAAGGCGACCGCCAAAGCGGAGCCGGGCAGCGCTGTCGCATCGTATGTCGAATTCCGCCGGATGAGCGCTGACTACACGTCGCAGCTGCAAGATCCCAACGCCAACTTCACCAAGGTGCAAGATGGTTGGCTCGAAAGCCTGGAAGGGTTCGTCAAAGCGTATCCCAAGAGCGACGACGCCGCCGAGGCGATGTTGCAATTGGCGATCGCTAACGAATTCGCGGGCGAAGAAGACAAGGCGAAAGCCTGGTACGCGCAGATCCATGACGACTTCCCCGGCACGCCGATCGCTCGCAAGGCGGACGGCTCGCTCCGCCGCTTGAACTCGGTCGGCAAAACGATCCAAGTCGCCGGCAAAACGCTCGGCGGCAAGCAGGTCAACCTGGCGGCGCTGAAAGGCCGCGTCGTGCTGGTGCACTTCTGGGCGACCTGGTGCGAACCGTGCAAGCAAGACCAGCTGGTCTTGCGTCAGCTGCAAGCCAAGTATGGTCGCAAAGGCTTTGAGCTGATCGGCGTGAGCCTCGACTCGGACAAGTCGGAGCTGACCAAGTACATGGCCCAGGCTCGTCTAACCTGGCCGCAAATCTACGAAGATGGCGGCCTCGACAGCCCGCTGGCGACCGACCTGGGCGTGCTGACCCTGCCGACGATGTTTTTGGTCGGCGCCGATGGAAAAGTGATCAGCCGCAACATCCACGTCAGCCAATTGGATAGCGAACTGGGTAAGTTGCTGAAGTAGTTGTGCGGTAGCGCACTGCTGAGGAAAATAGAAAGCCGTCCCGATGGGGGCGGCTTTTTTTGTGCAACGTCATGCGGCCATGAATGTGCTCTGATTTTTCCTTTCAACTTTACTGCACGTTGATCCTCGTCTGCGTACTCGGCGGATGCATGTGCGAGCAGCGAGCGCCGATCAACAAAGATCATGTGCTGCTGTTAGAAGGCGCCAAGCTTTTTAACGCCGGAATCGAAAAGTCCGGTGGCGACCATGCCGATTTGACGAACGAAGAGGCGGCCCAGTTTATTCGCAGCTTACGGAGTATCGAAGAAACCAATGGTGGAAAACTAATCGGCGGCAAGCTGGTCTGCATTGTTCATATGCAGTCCGGAAAGGATCCGATTCAGTTTCTTGTTTATGAGCAAGACGCGTCGGCAATCTTTGTGAGCGTCTAGGGAAGCGTGTTTCTGGTCCAAGATGCGGCGGAACTGAAGGAATGGCTTGGTAAGTTGAATTGACGAACGAGGTTGAATGTAGGTCAGGCCTTTGGTCTGACGATGACCTGCCGGGGGATTCTGCATTCGGGGAATCAACTCGAACATCGCGTCAGGCCGAGGCCACGCCTGCGACTACTTCCCGACAAGAATGCTCAGGCCGACCTTCCGTAGCAGCCATCCAATCCAGACGCTTCCGGCAATCGCGATGCCGATCAGCGCTGCGCGATAAACGATGGAAAGAGCTAAGCCTTCTGGCGTCGCAACGACGTACGACAACAGGGTAAGGACCAACAGGTGCCCCACGTAAATCGGCATGCTGTTGCGGCCAAGATAGCAAATCGGCGAAGCGAGTCTTGGTTCTGGATCGCCTGCTGTAGCGTTTGTGTCGGGCGAACGGGCGCCTGCGGCAATGAGCAGCGTGAAGGAACTGATCGATACCGTCATCAGTAGGTAAGGCGAAAAGGGATGATTCGTCGCCAGCAGTTTGGCATACTCCCAAGGGGTCGCCAGAATCGCTAGTGCCGTGACGATCAAGAGCGCAGGCAGGCGTCGCGGATAGCCTCGCGCTAGCGAAGTGCCCAGGAAGACGTAGGGCAACCAGTAGATGAATAATCGGTCGTGAACGGCCACGACAAGACGATTCTCAAATAGCCAATAGTTGGTCGCCGCATTTCCCAGGGCACCTGCGATCAACACGATCCCCAGCGTTGTGGGAGTCACCAAGCGGCGAATCGCTGGGAAAAGCCAGGTTAGTTGAAAAAGAACTATAAAAAAATACTGCCCTGCCCAGCCGAAGCCGCCGAGCCAGCCGCCGACGATCGTGTAGATTGGCGTGGTTCGCCATTCCGAAAACGAGTGGAAAAGCAGCAGGTAGATGCTGGTCCAGAATGCATAGGGAATCAGCAGTTGGAGAAATCGCGAGCCAACGTATCGCGAGGCCTCCGATCGGCGAGCCAAACCAAGTTCGTAGTAGTAGGCCCAGATCGCCACAAATACCGGAACGCAAAAGCGAAGTACGTTTGCCGCTGGCATACCAGCGTGAATGCTGACGACGCCGACAATCGAAATTCCCTTAAGCAAGTCCGAACGCCAATCACGAGTTTTGGCAATACTGGGGCGGCGTGGATCGGTAGCGTCGCTCGACTTCGTGGGATTCGACTCGATTGCGGTCATCGGCATCCGCTCGCGGGCGGTGAATGGAGTTCGCTAGGGCGAAATGAGCAAGTGTAGGTCAGGCCTTGGCCGAACGACGCCCCGCCGAATGATATTGCTTGGGAAAATCAACTCGAACATCGCGTCAGTCCGAGGCCTGACCTACCACTTCGTTGCTTGTCGGTTTGCGAGCCATCAGCAAGATATTGTCCGACATCGCCCGCGGAAACAGCCGCGAGATCGCCTGAGGATAATGCCAGGCGGTCCCTACAATTCGGCCGTTGTGGGTGAAGGCGATTTCGATGTCGGTTAGCTTTAACTCGGTCGCCATCCGGCGCAAGTCGACTTCCAAGAGTGCGGTGATGTGGGCCGGATAAGAGCCGGCGCGAAATGCGTTGAACTCATTTCGCAATAGCAGGGTCATCTTGCTGAGCAGGCTCAGTTGGTTGGGAGTTGTGACGACGATCCAGCCGCCGGGCTTCGCCAGGCGAACCAGTTCGCGCATCAGTTGCCGCGGGTTCTCGACATGTTCGACCGTTTCGACCGACGCGACGACATCGACCGATTCGTCCGGCAGCGGAACGCCCCCTTGGTCGACGTCGACCAAGTGGAACTGGGCATCCGTCGGAAAACCTTCGTGACGCACGACATCGGCGCCAGCATACCGGTCGAACTTGTCGCCGACGACTTGGCCCAGCGCTCCGGTCCCGCAACCGACGTCCAGCAGAAAGCCGCCGGAGATCGAACGGCGATCGAGTTCTCGGCCTACCATGTGCAAAATCGCCTGGCTGCTCCCCCCGCGAGATAACTCGGCTCGGCGAACGACGTCATATTCTGTGGCGGCGGCGCTCATGGTTCTTGGATCCTCAGATTGTCCTGGGGCTGTTTAGATCGATCTACGGCCGAAACCGATTTTTTCGCTTGGCGCTCTCATAATTCCAGGCAACCGCTGGGATATCGAGTTCGTTTCTTTTGTAGGTGACCAGGGAAGTCGACGCTAGACGGTTGCCGGCGGCGACAATTCTTTTCTACGGAAGTCGAGCGACACAAATCGCGTCACGCCACACGCTTACGCCCCCTTCCCCTTCCGCCGGATCACCTCGGCCGGATCGCGCGTCGTATTGGGAAAGTGCTTCTCTCCCCAGCGGGCGACGACGGCGACCAACTTTTTCAGCGACTCGCCTTGCTCGGTCAGCGTGTAGATCGTTTGGCGGCGGTCGGTCGGGTCTTGCTCGCGGGTCAGGTAGCCCTGCTCGGTCAGCATCTTCAGGCGG
The genomic region above belongs to Blastopirellula retiformator and contains:
- a CDS encoding acyltransferase; translation: MTAIESNPTKSSDATDPRRPSIAKTRDWRSDLLKGISIVGVVSIHAGMPAANVLRFCVPVFVAIWAYYYELGLARRSEASRYVGSRFLQLLIPYAFWTSIYLLLFHSFSEWRTTPIYTIVGGWLGGFGWAGQYFFIVLFQLTWLFPAIRRLVTPTTLGIVLIAGALGNAATNYWLFENRLVVAVHDRLFIYWLPYVFLGTSLARGYPRRLPALLIVTALAILATPWEYAKLLATNHPFSPYLLMTVSISSFTLLIAAGARSPDTNATAGDPEPRLASPICYLGRNSMPIYVGHLLVLTLLSYVVATPEGLALSIVYRAALIGIAIAGSVWIGWLLRKVGLSILVGK
- a CDS encoding winged helix-turn-helix transcriptional regulator, translating into MFFCSMLRAHLRRENLCSWEGIASNILANRLKMLTEQGYLTREQDPTDRRQTIYTLTEQGESLKKLVAVVARWGEKHFPNTTRDPAEVIRRKGKGA
- a CDS encoding class I SAM-dependent methyltransferase codes for the protein MSAAATEYDVVRRAELSRGGSSQAILHMVGRELDRRSISGGFLLDVGCGTGALGQVVGDKFDRYAGADVVRHEGFPTDAQFHLVDVDQGGVPLPDESVDVVASVETVEHVENPRQLMRELVRLAKPGGWIVVTTPNQLSLLSKMTLLLRNEFNAFRAGSYPAHITALLEVDLRRMATELKLTDIEIAFTHNGRIVGTAWHYPQAISRLFPRAMSDNILLMARKPTSNEVVGQASD
- a CDS encoding redoxin family protein → MAISKPYATLSLAAALAAATTGTLLGATPTVEQALQLTPLQDVEYEVPTADEIPKCSIRAEKINGATGWVVYGPAGEKMRQFVDSNGDNKVDMWAYYNNGIEVYRDLDTDFNSKADQYRWLATGGSRWGFDNNEDGVIDRWEIISPEEVSAEIVAAIRDKDVKRFQALLLTDAEAKELGLGKEKAAELLGSLNAAANDFNKWAGAQTAVKKGTKWVHFGATRPGIVPAGADGATMDLLVYENVAAVVETAGEHSQIDIGTLVKLGNSWKVIAAPRTAALAENASQGFFFQASFAARRPDMEGAPGRPAVNAEMQKLLDELEGLDEKQAMATTAAARQDLTKKRVALMEELAAASGEGESRDNWVRQMADVISAGVQTGEYPDGMTKLIALSKATAKAEPGSAVASYVEFRRMSADYTSQLQDPNANFTKVQDGWLESLEGFVKAYPKSDDAAEAMLQLAIANEFAGEEDKAKAWYAQIHDDFPGTPIARKADGSLRRLNSVGKTIQVAGKTLGGKQVNLAALKGRVVLVHFWATWCEPCKQDQLVLRQLQAKYGRKGFELIGVSLDSDKSELTKYMAQARLTWPQIYEDGGLDSPLATDLGVLTLPTMFLVGADGKVISRNIHVSQLDSELGKLLK